Genomic window (Syngnathoides biaculeatus isolate LvHL_M chromosome 6, ASM1980259v1, whole genome shotgun sequence):
AgattagaaaaaagaaagaaaaaaaaaagacaaatgcaaGGCAGCCTCGGATCATGCTGCTCAAAGGCATCTCTAATATTCCTGCACAATAATCGAATTATTACGCAAGTGAGCTGTGGGAAAAGTCGACAAAAGAAATACCCCcaaaatatgttgtttttttttttaaataaaatacacctCTCTCTCAAAGAGgttttacaaaatacaaattgtcAAGGAAGTACCTAATAAGCACACAAGTGAGGATCGCGACATAAAGAAGAACATTGGCATAGAATTCCAGCTTACATATGAAAGTCATTTGCAACATTCATTCCATACGCTTCACCACTTGAAGGCCCGTCTACCAGTACACTCTTTTCGATCAACTAGTAAGACAAGCCATGGCACTGGTGGAACGGCAACAGATTTTCCGCTACTAGTGCCACTTTTGGCCCATGAGAATGATCTCAAACTGAAAGTCAGTGTACAACTGTCGACTCGCTTGGTAGTTCGCAGTGTTAGCTAGTAGTGCGCTGACGTCAACAACAAACGCGGTTTTGGCTCACTAGTAACACGCTGCGGTACTACTAGACTCCCAAAGTTGCCCTACAAGTGTTGCACAATAGCGGAAAAAACATCACTAGTCTTGTCTTACTAGTGACGACAAAGCATGTCCTAGTACACGGGAGCTTGAACTAGATATCATGGGCAAGGGATCAATGTTCCAACAGCTTTCCATAAGCTTCTAGAAAGTTACTTTCATATCATATACTGACCGGGAGTGACTGATATTGATAATATTGCTGAATGACTTTGAAGCTGGTTCGTTGTTTTCGCTGTCgggttttgtgttgttgttgttgttacgcaaagactttttttttttttttttcaccacttttcTCGGGTTTGTCTTTCTGTTTACATAcaaaaataagatcagaaaatttgatccaaaaaaaaaaaaaaaaaaaaaacaatttcccccaaaaagttAAGATTTACATTTTCTATAAGGCCATGCAATTTATTCGACTCATGCAACAGATcgtcggcggggggggggggtcttttggATGAGTGGGCACGAAAATGCACAACGTGTTGTTGAGGCCACAATAAATAATTGCCAccgtcattattattattattattattttctgtctCCCTCTCCCTCGTTCCTCATATCCCATCCGGAAGGAAGACGGCAAGTGCGGGTAAGGCTGGTGCATTTGCTGTTGAAGCTGTGAATCGGCGCGCTGTCAAGAGTGGCGGCCCGGCGCTTGTGAGCGCGTTACGCGAATCCCGTCCGCAAAACGCAAGCAACCCCAAACTGGGGCGGGAACCAGCAGAGTTCGTCCGTCGGCCGGCGGTTTCGGACGAGCCCTTTGAGCATTTAAAACGTTAACTTCGATGTCCACTTTAAAGCCGTCCTACTACGGCACGCGCATTATCCGCACTAGTAATACGATCTGGGGCACtagcaacttttttccccacaactaGTGAAGCAAACTGCACAAGTTGACAGTGACATATTGTGTATTACCAGTGTGCAAAATGGTGGTGGGGGCGAATTAATATTACCATTAAGACTCAGTCGTTCTACTAGTGCACTGAATTGTCCTACAAAGCGCGTACAACAGTATTTTAAACTAGCGATCAAAGAtaatgaataaatgctcaaacggtTTTCTATATCTGTCATCGTAAAACACTGAGTGGGGTGGAAAATAAAAgtatatgaaacaaaaacaaaacaaaaaaaaaaaaatctctcaactGTCAATGATCCATGATTACAGAGGATattgaatgcaaaagaaaataaaaataatggaagcTTGATAAGAAGCGTGTCCGTCATCTCAATGCACGACCGTGAGGTCGACGCCCCAAATGTCGGTTGAAGAAACTTAAAAAGTAGCACCGGTGTGTGGCGGAAGAAAAacggggggatgggggggggggtcgtctgtATTGCATCATGGAAtcaaaaagtcaaagtccagcATGTacggtaagacaaaaaaaaaaaaaaaaacgaaaagacGAGATGATGGTCCATTTGTCGGGAAGGGGAGAGGATGAAACGGGACAGGATGAAAAACGGGAGTCCGTACGGTGACCGTCTTAGTGCGGTGATTCCCAACCCGTTTGCAAAATTTCCAGATTTCCTTTCTGGCGGGGAGAAACTTTCCAAAGGAATTGACAGGCattatactgcccccccccccccccggtggtcgagtctctctctctctctctctcacacacacacacacacacacacacacacacacacacacacacacaccaaaaggtGCAGCAACGAATGCTTCATAATATGCAAACTGCTTAATTCTTTACTTTAATTGTattgtttgtgtctttttgtaaagtacgtgaaataaaatgtcattttcacagaacaaaaaaagtctcttttGAAGGAGGCTGGAACGAATTAatggcatttgcattcatttcaaaggggaAAGACGATTTGAGATCGTCCCTGAAGCGTGGTCCCGGAATGCCTAAAATTCACATCGCAAGGCATCCGTCGCCGGGTTTCCGATGGAAAGTTTCCCGCTTGGAATAGTTCTGAAATCCCAATGGATATTTAACGGAAATGTTCCGCCATTTTGCAATCGTGtagaaatgatccaatttcgcTGAAACTGTAGCTTCATTATTTACGAGTTGCTCTCGCTCTGCCGGCAACAGACGACGACAGGCGCGAGAGTGACGGCAGAAGGtagaaaatgaaacttttggtTGGGAATCAGCGCTGGAacgtaacaaacaaaaaacttcaGCGTGGTGACGGAAACATTTTCAGCTGCTTTTAAACGCAAGTGCTGGCAGGAGGACGACGGAGACTTTTTGCCACTTTACCAGCCTCCTTCTGACGTCGTCACCACGCTGACACGTATCTGCGCCGCCGTCTCCTTCGCCGGCTCTTCCTCCGGCGGGGACGCCACCCGACCGACGGGAGCGCCGCCCTCAACTTccaactcttcctcctccacctcttcgtcgtcgtcctcctcttcgtcgtcctcctcctcctcctcctcctcctcgagctgctgctgctgctcctgctgctgctgctgctgctgctgctgctgctttttgcGACAGCACGGTTTGAACAGGTGGGGGTCGATGAGCACCTCCCCGAAGCGACCCTTGTAGATGATTCCGCAGCACACCTTTTGTCTGGAACGAACATGGAAACGATCAATAAACACAATCTTTTGGGAAATCGATCAATCGAAAGTTGTACAGCGAAGCCCTGCGCGTTTGCAAATTCGCTGATTTTACTCTCTTTGGAACCTTTTCTCCGATATTCCCATACTTTTGGGTgaatttgccatttttgtgccCAGGCCAAAGCGATAAAGTggcgccaccttgtggcatcACGCTGTCGTCATTCCCGGCGTTTTGAATCTGGGTTTGCGATGTCCTGTCCTCGTGAAAAAGGAAGATAACGAGCGAGTACCATTGATGAGCGTCACGCGAAGGCGAATTGTTCGCGTCCGTCCGTTTCATCTAGTgtgcaggtgtcaaacccaaggcccggggcccagatttggcccaccacatgattttatgtggcctgcgaagccacatctagagtgtcaatttccatgattcttgtaaaaatctgtaccaaaattgtcatatatcataaatgataatgctgagatattacaagcatttttgtgttaccaaacatgaatagttgaaaaaaaaacacactacctttgatttctgattccaaaactagttcataaattgatgatgtgaatacgatgaggtgattaaatatttttgttccacagtcataacggccctctgagggaaaccggaacaacaacgtggcctgtgaaaaaaaaaaaacgagtttgacacccctgaactaGTGTGTAACGTCGCTTCCGTCACATGATTGTGTAGCTTCTAGATGCACGCGGTGATGATGCTTTGCGATTCGCTAAGTGCTTTGCCGCCACCTTGTGGCAATTACAAATCCCTTTCGGGCGCTCCACCGATACAACCTGAACCTGCCGCGGAGAGTGGAAATCTGCAAAATGGTTTATTGcccatttggggggggggggggggggtcattttcgCATTTGAACGGGGAggtcaataaggcaaaaatgtCTGTGCGCGTACCACCTGCTTTCACTAGCGCTaagtacgtacgtacgtacgtacgtacctCTTCCAGTAGGTGAGATCCAGGAAGGAGAAGACGGGCGAGGGGCCCGACCCTCGGCTGAGTTCCGTGTCGGAGCCGTCGTCGGACAAGTTGCTGTAGCTGGGAGACTGAGCCGGCGACGCGCTGGACGTGGTGCTGTGGGCGTCCGAATCTGATGTGGGGGGGAGACAGCGACAGGGCAACGCGTTACCGACAACAACTTGACCTTGACGTCCGCCCGTCCGTCCTTGAACGGCAAAATGCGACGAAAATGTCCAAACTTAACTGTTTCTTTTGAGCTCTTTCTGCAGCCTGTTGATCTGGCTCGGTCGGGCTTTCTTGGCGACGGACTTGATCTTCTTGGGCCGAGAGGTCAATTTTAGACTGGGGCCGCCTCGCGCATCGACCACCTGCAAGGACCACAAGTCGATCACATCTTTTTCAACCGTGTTCCTCTGCCCCCTACTAGTGATCTTTGTCAGCCATCGTTCTTGCGCACAAGTCTGAATTTAGAATTTGGCGTCGTCGTTGGTGTAGTACCGTGTTGTGCCACAACATGCTGGGCGTGCTGCGCTCTACTGGGAGAGTTGAAGGTCAATCATGAAGCACCAAAGAAGAGGCAGTAAGTGTTCCCTCCCACCCCGAGAGCAGAGAATAAATGCCAACGACTCACGTTGGATGCCGTTTTTATACAGTCCGTTGCTGCTCTGCGTGGAGTCGAGCAGCAGTTGTCCCAACATTCACGGCTATGCTCATTCCCCTTCGCCCCTCTTTGTCATTTTGCGTTGTGTTACGAGTTGAGCGTGCAGACTTTGATTAGATTCAATAATCCGATCTGGCTGAAATTTGTTTTCTGTCAACTTCAACTGGAGGCGACAAACAACTTGAAGCGAGCATTCTTTGGATCTTTTGTGGAGAATCATGGCAGTGacaatttttgtttcatatttgtaAAGTGATGTTATACAACATTCTCCGATTTCATGATAACGGGAGAGTGCGATCAGGCActaaaagtgtgttttaatgggtttaattttcttttaataatgTCAAGTGTTTTTTAAGTGTGTGGAAAggataaaaatccatccatccatccattttctcagacgcttatcctcacgaggagtgttggcgcctatcccagctgtcgacgggcaggaggcggggtacaccctgaactggtcgccagccaatcgcagggcacatggagacaaacagtcacactcgcaatcacacctagtggcaatttgagagtgtccaattaatgttgcacgtttttgggatgcgggaggaaagcggagtgcccacccgaagaaaagccacacaggcggggccgggattgaacccaggacctgcgaggccaacgctttccagcagacccaccgtgccgccaaaggacatacattttttttttttcccccatattgACAGCCCTTCACGTGCGTGTAACATGATAAACAATCATTCGGACTCACA
Coding sequences:
- the sinhcaf gene encoding SIN3-HDAC complex-associated factor is translated as MFGFHKPKMYRSLEGCCICRAKSSSSRFTDSKRYEKDFRSCFGLSETRSGEICNACVLLVKRWKKLPVGTKKNWNHVVDARGGPSLKLTSRPKKIKSVAKKARPSQINRLQKELKRNNSDAHSTTSSASPAQSPSYSNLSDDGSDTELSRGSGPSPVFSFLDLTYWKRQKVCCGIIYKGRFGEVLIDPHLFKPCCRKKQQQQQQQQQQEQQQQLEEEEEEEEDDEEEDDDEEVEEEELEVEGGAPVGRVASPPEEEPAKETAAQIRVSVVTTSEGGW